TCCGTTTTTAACGTTagcattaatatttttgtcattttaaccgtgttttttttgtatgtaaaaataaatttaatggagTTTTAACCAGTTCTATAAGTAGGGTTAACTAATTCATTTTTCCTATAACTTACAGGGTATATAAAGTAGGGCCTACGGCAGTTAGCTTtctttatagttttttattcaaataaaaatatttataaagcttGACCTGTTATAACAAGCAAAAGTCGAGATTAAAGCTGCACTTAATAAACCGGGGTTTCCCCGTAAAAGCGGCGTTTTATTAACCAAGTTTCGGATAAGAAGATGCTAAAATCTATTGATCTTGCATGCTGGACAGCTTTTCGCTAAGCTGAAGCTGGGTCTTGACCAACATGGAGAGCGTGATGGACATGAGCATGTCCCGCAAGTTGGCATTGAACATCAGTCGAAAGTTCTCGGAATCCATCAATGGAACTGCGGTGAGGGCATCGTGAAGAGTCCGCCCCACAACATTGTCCGGTTTTCGCTTCCTGGCCAAGACATCGTTGATGTATTGCAGCACCAAATCGAGACGCTGTTGCAGGACACGTGTTTCATCCACCACTTGGACCAACTCGGGTAGGATGCGTCCCAACTTCTTGGTTGCCGGCTGCAGCGATTGCTTCTCCATCAAGCGCAGGGCCACCGCTTCGTCATTCCCGCTGGTCATCTCCAGGGGCACCAACGAGAACATCAGGCCTTTGGTGCCGCCGGGCACTCCCATTTCGACGGCGCAGTACAGTCGCGTCGAAAGTCGCTGGCTTTTCAGGGTTGCATCCACGAGCAGGTGAAGCGGCTGCCCTTCACCACACTCCCTGGAATAATATTCGTGCAGCTGGACAGCGGTTCGGGAGACCGATTTCCCGGTGGAGAACCATCCCACCACACGCTCTTGTGGATAGGCTAGCGTATTTAGTTCCAGGATTTCGGTAGCATACGAAAGGTCCAGATCGATGCGACCAATATCCGGATATTCCTTGTGCAGCACCGTGAAGCAATTGGTGATCTCGACGAGCCCATCCTTGCCGTCGTTGCGGCCCAGCAAAGTGCCCATTACCTGGCATTTGTCGGATTTATTAATTTCTGGTCAGGAATCCCTTTTTTTACGCACCTGATTGGAATCCTTGGGGCGACGTTCGTAAGCGTCGATAATTTGAAAAAGTACCAAAGGATGCATCAGCACCTTCGCCCGCAGATTAAAATTGCTCGACATCATTATCCAAAAAGTAAGGTTAAAAAGGAAGTAAGTTTTCTGGAACGTGAACTCGGTTGCACATGCGCTTATTCAGGTCAAAGCCAGTGTTGTACAATGTAAAGAAAATTGAGGAGGAGAAGGTGCCaaagttatcttttttttGCCCGTTTAGAAACAATTGAAAGTGAAACACGAAAGCagctttgaaaaaatatttaatttaatttgtttcataACTGATTTTTCAAAGACATGGTGAAGGAAAATTTTTTCGCCCCTATaacttttgggttttttttttctctgcgaaaaaattaattattaaattaaattgaattattaaaccCGGTATTTTATGTATAAATAGTTTCtagtatatttttgtattttcaacGCAAACTCAATTAACATTACTATAATCCAGTGCGTTTATAGTTCTTTCCTAGGTTCTTATACTCTTGATAAAGATGAAGTAATaacaagtatttaaaaattatgttagcACATTCCATTTTCCTCAATCGACAATCATAAAAGCTATTTTCGGTATGCTTTTAATGGAAGGAGAGAACCAGCTTAAAATTTTCCTCTAATAATGCTTGTGTGAACTTGAACCTCAATCATGGCCCCAAATTATTTCCAAACTCAACAAgtttaacaataaaatgaaaaagaaattttaactACGGCAAGTCGATTATTTAATACTCtctgaaaaagaaatataCATAGAAAGGAAATAGAAACATAAAtgttaatcaaatatttaatttcgttttcttattctattaaaagttttgctaacccatttaaatttttaaaaggggtaaaaaaacgataaaagtttgtataaatacaaatttataacttttgtAATCGTGTAGATTttcacattttaataaaaattgtatattttactTTCTAGGTTTAGAAgcaataattgaaaaaaaaaaatgttacacaCAATGCTATTATTAAGGCTGTAGTAAAAATTgagtataatttaaatgtgtaaAAGGGTTACATGTTATTAAAGTGGAGGATAAGGACTATTTATTTCGATTTCCTATTATTTTACGTATTTTTAGATCCGACGCTTGTTACACTTTGAGAAAGCTGTCAGACGAGAATATATTTAATCTTACTTTCTAGCCCCAACACAATTATCAACATGGAAGGTTCCAGCCTAAACTTTTCTATTAACTCAGTCGTAAAGATCTTGTGCGTTGTGATAGCTCTGAATATATTTTGATGTTCCTCGCGGTCCAATTTGCGGGCTATCAGATTGATGACTTCGTGCTGAGTTCGTACGAGAGCTACCTGAAGAACAGGCCCCGCCCGTACACGTTAGAATCCTGGGAGAGGGGAATCAACATACTG
The sequence above is drawn from the Drosophila gunungcola strain Sukarami chromosome 2R unlocalized genomic scaffold, Dgunungcola_SK_2 000011F, whole genome shotgun sequence genome and encodes:
- the LOC128255385 gene encoding eukaryotic translation initiation factor 3 subunit F-2 produces the protein MMSSNFNLRAKVLMHPLVLFQIIDAYERRPKDSNQVMGTLLGRNDGKDGLVEITNCFTVLHKEYPDIGRIDLDLSYATEILELNTLAYPQERVVGWFSTGKSVSRTAVQLHEYYSRECGEGQPLHLLVDATLKSQRLSTRLYCAVEMGVPGGTKGLMFSLVPLEMTSGNDEAVALRLMEKQSLQPATKKLGRILPELVQVVDETRVLQQRLDLVLQYINDVLARKRKPDNVVGRTLHDALTAVPLMDSENFRLMFNANLRDMLMSITLSMLVKTQLQLSEKLSSMQDQ